In Rhodamnia argentea isolate NSW1041297 chromosome 4, ASM2092103v1, whole genome shotgun sequence, the following proteins share a genomic window:
- the LOC115736178 gene encoding uncharacterized isomerase BH0283-like — protein sequence MAKKLVHYLMVDAFTDTAFKGNPAAVCFLEEEDKDEEWLQAVAREFHISITCFLTRAAAAPAPAFAALGTDDSSPRFGLRWFTPVAEVNLCGHATLAASHALFTSGKVDSDTIQFVTLSGTLTARRVTGIETAGASTFQNRDAPGFFIELVFPVVPISECDSENALSISRVFDGASIVEVKKTAKDDLLVVFSSGKAVEDLQPQFDKIRSCEGRGVVITGLAQPDSGFDYVNRFFCPKLGVNEDPVCGSANCFLAPYWSKKLRKNDFVVHAASPRGGVVNVRLDEQSQMVLLRGKAATVMTGSILV from the exons atGGCGAAGAAGCTCGTGCACTACCTAATG GTGGACGCATTCACCGACACGGCGTTCAAGGGGAACCCGGCGGCGGTGTGCTTCCTGGAGGAGGAAGACAAGGACGAGGAGTGGTTGCAGGCAGTGGCCAGGGAGTTCCACATATCCATAACTTGCTTCTTGACTCGAGCCGCTGCCGCCCCTGCCCCTGCCTTCGCCGCCTTGGGGACGGACGACTCGAGTCCGAGGTTCGGTCTCAGATGGTTCACTCCAGTCGCCGAG GTTAACCTCTGTGGTCATGCAACGCTAGCTGCTTCACACGCTCTTTTTACCTCTGGGAAGGTGGATTCAGACACCATCCAATTTGTCACTTTGTCAGGAACTCTAACCGCTAGAAGGGTGACCGGGATCGAGACAGCTGGCGCTTCAACGTTTCAGAACAGGGACGCACCAGGGTTCTTCATCGAATTGGTTTTTCCTGTTGTCCCGATTTCAGAATGCGACAGCGAGAACGCGTTGTCCATCTCCAGAGTATTCGATGGTGCTTCCATAGTCGAAGTCAAGAAGACGGCAAAAGATGACCTCCTT GTCGTTTTCTCATCAGGAAAAGCAGTTGAAGACTTGCAGCCTCAATTTGATAAGATACGAAGTTGCGAAGGGAGGGGCGTTGTCATAACAGGACTTGCTCAACCGGACTCGGGATTCGATTACGTCAATCGGTTCTTCTGTCCAAAACTCGGGGTGAACGAG GATCCAGTATGCGGGAGCGCAAACTGTTTTCTGGCGCCTTATTGGAGCAAAAAGctgaggaaaaatgatttcgttGTTCATGCT GCGTCGCCTAGGGGAGGAGTTGTGAACGTGCGCCTGGACGAGCAAAGCCAGATGGTCTTGCTGCGCGGGAAAGCTGCGACTGTGATGACAGGTTCTATTCTTGTTTAA
- the LOC115736176 gene encoding uncharacterized isomerase BH0283-like, with translation MEKKLVQYSVVDAFTGTAFKGNPAAVCILEEEREEGWLEAVAREFNFSETCYLTRASGSELAGSADQRLSPRFRLRWFTPVEEVELCGHATLAAAHTLFTSGMVDSDTIEFMTLSGILTAKRVPETKSSDSSKIQDGCVPGIWIELDLPVVPITQDDAEPISSVSKVLNGTSIVEIKKTAHDDLFIVLPSGKEVEEFQPQFDEIKRCPGMGIIITGPAHPDSGFDFVSRFFYPKLGLNEDPVSGSAHCALAHYWSERLGKNDFVAYAASPRGAVVKVHLDEQNQRVMLRGKAVTVMRGSLLA, from the exons ATGGAAAAGAAGCTCGTGCAGTACTCAGTG GTGGACGCGTTCACCGGCACGGCCTTCAAGGGCAACCCAGCGGCGGTGTGCATCTtggaagaagagagggaggaagGGTGGCTTGAGGCGGTAGCCAGGGAGTTCAACTTCTCGGAGACCTGTTACCTGACCCGGGCATCGGGCTCGGAACTCGCCGGCTCGGCTGACCAGAGATTGAGCCCGAGGTTTCGGCTCAGGTGGTTCACTCCAGTTGAGGAA GTTGAGCTCTGCGGTCATGCGACGCTAGCTGCAGCACACACTCTTTTCACATCCGGGATGGTAGATTCTGACACCATCGAGTTTATGACATTGTCCGGAATTCTGACTGCCAAAAGGGTTCCAGAAACGAAGTCATCCGACAGTTCGAAGATTCAAGATGGCTGTGTGCCCGGAatatggattgaattggatttACCTGTAGTCCCAATCACTCAAGATGATGCCGAGCCGATTTCATCTGTCTCCAAAGTTCTCAATGGCACATCCATTGTTGAAATCAAGAAGACGGCACATGATGACCTTTTC ATTGTTCTCCCGTCAGGAAAAGAAGTTGAAGAATTTCAGCCTCAGTTTGATGAGATAAAAAGATGTCCCGGAATGGGTATTATCATCACAGGACCGGCTCACCCAGACTCGGGATTTGATTTTGTCAGTCGATTCTTTTACCCGAAACTCGGGTTGAATGAG GATCCTGTAAGTGGCAGTGCACATTGTGCTTTGGCACATTATTGGAGTGAAAGGCTggggaaaaatgattttgttgCCTATGCT GCATCCCCTAGAGGTGCAGTAGTGAAGGTGCACTTGGACGAGCAGAACCAGAGAGTGATGTTGCGTGGCAAAGCTGTAACTGTAATGAGGGGCTCTCTTCTTGCTTAA